Proteins encoded by one window of Halosolutus amylolyticus:
- a CDS encoding chemotaxis protein CheD: MKTYGTEPGEPTPVQVGISELAVSEGDDTLKSYGLGSCLAIALYDEDSAIGGLAHTMLPDGDKAENSDVKPGKYADTAIRALLRRMVEQGASYTTVEAKIAGGSDMFEFESFGDGVGQRNIAAAKEELEKLGVPLVAEDVGGEHGRTVEFTPGSGTLVVKTSADDVNGVTEL, translated from the coding sequence ATGAAGACGTACGGCACAGAACCAGGCGAACCGACGCCGGTCCAGGTTGGCATCTCCGAACTGGCGGTCAGCGAGGGCGACGACACGCTCAAGTCCTACGGACTCGGGTCGTGTCTCGCGATCGCGCTGTACGACGAAGACTCCGCGATCGGCGGCCTCGCACACACCATGTTACCCGACGGCGACAAGGCCGAAAACAGCGACGTCAAACCCGGAAAGTACGCGGATACGGCGATCCGCGCGCTCCTGCGCCGGATGGTCGAGCAGGGGGCCAGCTACACGACCGTCGAAGCCAAGATCGCGGGCGGCAGCGACATGTTCGAGTTCGAGAGCTTCGGTGACGGCGTCGGCCAGCGAAACATCGCCGCCGCGAAGGAGGAACTCGAGAAACTCGGGGTCCCGCTCGTCGCGGAGGACGTCGGCGGTGAACACGGCCGCACCGTCGAGTTCACGCCTGGATCGGGCACGCTCGTCGTGAAGACCTCCGCCGACGACGTGAACGGAGTGACGGAACTGTGA
- a CDS encoding CheR family methyltransferase has product MSDDRDASFTALLEYVEDELAFATSHYNDSYLDRRISSRMRRTQTDTYDEYFDLLCEDADEQEALLDSMSINVTGFFRNPDVWAGIREVLRSLSAATDTVRIWSAACADGREPYSLSMLAHADPGIDEAGVTILGTDISTPALETARSGVYEESRTVDLDDQLDFLDDYREYVDVDGRRYEIGTEVKQNVRLERHDLINDEPKSGFDLVVCRNLFIYIDNAYKEPMLRTISRSLRPEGYLVIGKAETIPPNLKSAFSVRDARLRIYQRESADAEGEASTGRVDTSSGF; this is encoded by the coding sequence GTGAGCGACGATCGCGACGCGAGCTTTACCGCCCTGCTCGAGTACGTGGAGGACGAACTGGCGTTCGCGACGAGCCACTACAACGATAGCTACCTGGATCGACGCATCTCCTCCCGGATGCGTCGGACACAGACCGATACGTACGACGAGTACTTCGACCTGTTGTGCGAGGACGCCGACGAGCAGGAGGCGTTGCTCGATTCGATGAGCATCAACGTCACCGGCTTCTTTCGCAACCCCGACGTCTGGGCCGGCATCCGCGAGGTGCTCCGATCGCTGTCGGCGGCCACCGACACCGTCCGCATCTGGAGTGCCGCCTGCGCGGACGGTCGGGAACCGTACTCGCTGTCGATGCTCGCCCACGCCGATCCCGGAATCGACGAGGCCGGTGTGACCATCCTCGGGACCGACATCAGTACGCCGGCACTCGAGACGGCCCGATCGGGCGTCTACGAAGAGTCCCGGACCGTCGACCTGGACGATCAACTCGACTTTCTCGACGACTACCGCGAGTACGTCGACGTCGACGGCAGACGGTACGAAATCGGAACCGAGGTGAAGCAAAACGTCAGGCTCGAACGCCACGACCTGATCAACGACGAGCCAAAGTCAGGGTTCGACCTCGTCGTCTGTCGGAACCTGTTCATATACATCGACAACGCGTACAAAGAGCCCATGCTCCGGACGATTTCGCGGTCCCTCCGTCCGGAAGGGTACCTCGTCATCGGCAAGGCGGAGACGATTCCACCGAACCTCAAGTCGGCCTTTTCCGTCCGCGACGCCCGGCTTCGCATCTACCAGCGCGAATCTGCCGACGCCGAGGGCGAAGCCAGCACGGGCCGTGTAGACACCAGTTCCGGCTTCTGA
- a CDS encoding methyl-accepting chemotaxis protein: MGAIGYGGTELVAGEVQGQVHDDQERLAAQEAKNIEQWSERNEFLASDVASGIASADDVGAYLESEKEAEDGIYDIHHVNTTTGLIAHSTNEELDGATIFEANETWAALDVEAVEEERGGLDSEPLIGTAHDGETAVLFYAGYVGEDREEVAVVVIDVYDYVDEMITGEGSATYTVYTGDASDVLNEDLAAEDEPVAREEDVVVMDTSGEAFFENYENDAIDFDEVTLEPTLYEMGPPGEPLTQSIESDRHEDEFLATTAQVTEDSNFYVVIHTSQADAYGIVNDVTTYGIYASIAGILLVMLVGGVMGRNTSRSIDRLTSKAERMEEGDLDVDFRTHRIDSIGRLYAGFASMRDSLQDKIQTAHEAREEAERARAETERINQHLEAKADAYSDVMRECADGDLTARLDPESESEAMEDIAREFNEMIAEIERTTGELKAFANDVATASEQVTASSEEVRSASEQVTESVQEIADGADRQNESLQSVTHEMNGLSTTIEQIAASSNQVADIAERTATTGRRGQQAAREAIQGMNEIEAESEQAVEEIERLEAEMAQIDELIEFISEVAEQTNMLALNANIEASRSSNSGEGFSVVADEVKDLATETKEAAENIEARLERIQEQTERTAEEVQQTSSHVAEHTDSVEEAADALEEIADYAEETNNGVQEISAATEEQAASTQEVVAMVDEVATISAETTTETDNVAAAAEEQTTALTEVSESASALASQAAHLSEALDRFDTDTDPDVAAAPDGDAIAADDSTPIGSESGDALPLGSGGDSTADDAVEIHDATDADSTDAGADDDRSDESLDADEVFSFGNTEGDQ; encoded by the coding sequence GTGGGGGCGATCGGGTACGGGGGAACGGAACTGGTCGCAGGAGAGGTCCAGGGACAGGTCCACGACGATCAGGAACGACTCGCGGCACAGGAAGCAAAGAACATCGAACAGTGGAGTGAGCGCAACGAATTCCTCGCGAGCGACGTCGCCAGCGGAATCGCGAGCGCGGACGACGTGGGAGCGTACCTCGAGTCCGAGAAGGAGGCCGAGGACGGCATCTACGACATTCACCACGTCAATACGACGACCGGTCTCATCGCTCACAGTACCAACGAGGAACTCGACGGCGCGACGATCTTCGAAGCGAACGAGACGTGGGCCGCGCTCGACGTCGAGGCGGTCGAGGAGGAACGCGGCGGACTCGACAGCGAGCCACTGATCGGGACGGCTCACGATGGCGAGACGGCAGTGTTGTTCTACGCAGGGTACGTCGGCGAGGATCGAGAAGAGGTTGCCGTCGTCGTGATCGACGTCTACGACTACGTCGACGAGATGATCACTGGCGAAGGGAGTGCCACGTACACGGTCTACACCGGGGACGCGAGCGACGTGCTCAACGAGGACCTCGCCGCCGAGGACGAACCGGTGGCCCGAGAGGAAGACGTCGTCGTCATGGACACCTCCGGCGAGGCGTTCTTCGAGAACTACGAGAACGACGCCATCGACTTCGACGAGGTTACGCTCGAGCCGACGCTGTACGAGATGGGACCGCCGGGGGAGCCGCTGACCCAGTCGATCGAGTCGGACCGCCACGAGGACGAGTTCCTCGCGACGACCGCACAGGTCACGGAGGACAGCAACTTTTACGTCGTGATCCACACCTCCCAGGCCGACGCCTACGGGATCGTCAACGACGTGACGACCTACGGCATCTACGCCTCGATCGCCGGCATCCTCCTCGTCATGCTGGTCGGCGGCGTGATGGGGCGGAACACGTCCCGGTCGATCGATCGGCTGACCTCGAAGGCCGAGCGGATGGAAGAGGGAGACCTCGACGTCGACTTCCGGACACACCGCATCGACAGTATCGGTCGGCTCTATGCCGGCTTCGCCAGCATGCGGGATTCGCTGCAGGACAAGATCCAGACGGCCCACGAGGCCCGCGAGGAGGCCGAACGGGCCCGCGCCGAGACCGAACGGATCAACCAGCACCTCGAGGCGAAAGCCGACGCGTACAGCGACGTCATGCGCGAGTGTGCCGACGGCGACCTCACCGCCCGGCTGGATCCAGAGAGCGAGAGCGAGGCGATGGAGGACATCGCCCGCGAGTTCAACGAGATGATCGCCGAGATCGAACGAACGACGGGGGAACTCAAGGCGTTCGCCAACGACGTCGCGACGGCTTCCGAGCAGGTGACGGCCTCGAGCGAGGAGGTCCGGTCGGCCTCGGAACAGGTCACCGAATCCGTCCAGGAGATCGCCGACGGCGCCGATCGGCAGAACGAGTCCCTCCAGTCGGTCACCCACGAGATGAACGGGCTCTCGACGACGATCGAACAGATCGCCGCCTCCTCGAACCAGGTCGCCGATATCGCCGAGCGGACGGCGACGACCGGCCGCCGTGGCCAGCAGGCCGCCCGGGAGGCGATCCAGGGAATGAACGAGATCGAAGCCGAGTCAGAGCAGGCCGTCGAGGAGATCGAACGGCTCGAGGCGGAGATGGCCCAGATCGACGAACTGATCGAGTTCATCTCCGAAGTGGCCGAGCAGACGAACATGCTGGCGCTGAACGCCAACATCGAAGCCTCGCGCTCGTCGAACTCCGGGGAGGGCTTCTCGGTTGTCGCCGACGAGGTCAAGGATCTCGCCACGGAGACCAAAGAGGCGGCAGAGAACATCGAGGCTCGCCTCGAGCGCATCCAGGAACAGACCGAGCGGACCGCAGAGGAAGTCCAGCAGACGAGTTCACACGTTGCCGAACACACGGACTCTGTCGAGGAAGCCGCGGACGCGCTCGAAGAGATCGCCGACTACGCCGAGGAGACCAACAACGGCGTACAGGAGATCTCGGCCGCGACGGAAGAACAGGCCGCATCGACCCAGGAAGTCGTGGCCATGGTCGACGAGGTCGCGACGATCTCGGCGGAGACGACCACCGAAACCGACAACGTGGCCGCCGCAGCCGAAGAGCAGACGACCGCACTCACCGAGGTGTCCGAGAGTGCGAGCGCTCTCGCGAGCCAGGCCGCACACCTCTCGGAGGCGCTGGACCGGTTCGACACGGACACCGACCCGGACGTGGCCGCCGCTCCGGACGGAGACGCGATCGCTGCGGACGACTCGACGCCGATCGGATCGGAATCCGGGGACGCACTCCCGCTCGGCAGTGGCGGCGACTCTACGGCCGACGACGCGGTCGAGATCCACGACGCCACGGACGCCGACTCGACCGACGCCGGAGCCGACGACGATCGCTCCGACGAGTCGCTCGATGCGGACGAGGTCTTCTCCTTCGGGAACACCGAGGGCGACCAGTAG
- a CDS encoding DUF7289 family protein produces MNAPGTPIGRTDSKRERGVTEVIAFILVFAMVLSSVAVLYTTGFQAMESYQENEQITNAERGMISLADNFNDVLRYDGVERRYGELTLRGGTISTGGENTSIDIETDGTTREFDLGSLTYESDSDSVAYEGGGVFRASGDGSMVAKQPRIRCGDEVVVISIVTLDHDGERSLQSTDGVGLTIAETGSPERITSDDDVTITVDSPHYQTGWNHALKRAGWNPGSDPEDGTFKCEDVENVEIQIVTAEIDY; encoded by the coding sequence ATGAACGCACCAGGCACACCGATCGGACGAACGGACTCGAAGCGAGAGCGGGGCGTCACGGAGGTGATCGCGTTCATCCTGGTGTTCGCGATGGTCCTCAGTTCGGTGGCCGTATTGTACACCACCGGCTTCCAGGCGATGGAGAGCTATCAGGAGAACGAACAGATCACCAACGCGGAACGCGGGATGATCTCCCTCGCGGACAACTTCAACGACGTCCTGCGGTACGACGGCGTCGAGCGACGGTACGGCGAACTGACGCTCCGCGGCGGGACGATCAGTACGGGTGGTGAGAACACCTCGATCGACATCGAGACCGACGGCACGACCAGAGAGTTCGACCTGGGCTCGCTCACGTACGAGTCCGACTCCGATAGCGTCGCCTACGAAGGTGGTGGCGTGTTTCGCGCCAGTGGTGACGGGAGTATGGTCGCAAAACAACCGCGGATACGCTGTGGTGACGAGGTCGTCGTCATCTCGATCGTCACGCTCGACCACGACGGCGAGCGATCGCTCCAGAGTACTGACGGTGTCGGACTGACGATCGCAGAAACCGGTTCACCGGAGCGCATTACGTCAGACGACGATGTTACGATCACAGTCGACAGTCCGCACTACCAGACGGGGTGGAATCATGCACTCAAGCGCGCCGGCTGGAATCCAGGCTCTGATCCCGAGGATGGCACATTCAAGTGTGAAGACGTAGAAAACGTCGAAATCCAGATCGTCACGGCCGAGATTGACTACTGA
- a CDS encoding DUF7266 family protein, whose amino-acid sequence MFQPMITDQSGTDRGMSIAVTHVLTIGITTILIALLVTSSAAMLDTETDRSADRSLEAIGERLAGEIANVDAIANESDENVTLTTEHPRTVAGSSYRVELLTAGSGVCGEAPLLTDETDCLRLTASSADVEVYVPLKVDVDVDHESSASGGLIEIRYEPDPSGGSNDKITIESGNT is encoded by the coding sequence ATGTTCCAACCCATGATCACCGACCAGTCCGGCACCGATCGCGGCATGTCGATCGCCGTCACGCACGTCCTGACGATCGGGATCACGACGATCCTGATCGCCCTGCTGGTGACGAGTTCGGCCGCGATGCTCGACACCGAGACCGATCGCAGCGCCGATCGATCGCTCGAGGCGATCGGGGAACGGCTGGCGGGCGAGATCGCGAACGTCGACGCGATCGCGAACGAGAGCGACGAGAACGTCACGCTCACCACGGAGCATCCGCGTACCGTGGCGGGGTCGAGCTACAGGGTCGAGTTACTCACCGCGGGGTCGGGCGTCTGTGGCGAGGCACCCCTGCTTACTGACGAAACGGACTGTCTGCGGCTGACCGCCTCCAGCGCCGACGTAGAGGTGTACGTACCACTGAAGGTCGACGTCGACGTCGATCACGAGAGTTCGGCCTCCGGTGGACTGATCGAGATTCGTTACGAACCCGATCCGTCCGGAGGATCTAACGATAAAATCACGATCGAGAGTGGGAACACATGA
- a CDS encoding DUF7261 family protein produces the protein MVTNSRDSDTVQDRGQLILIGAITLAFIVLGVVVVFNGVLFTETLSSSATSQTASDAATTDAEVQQGLGCLIEDANSNHNDTSNLGTAVNDSVEDFADLYRDSTANSKPAVTVVDPDSVSIEYDAASENVTAVNATITHTSNDVSYSKTLTIEPDDCPESD, from the coding sequence ATGGTAACTAACAGTCGGGATAGCGACACCGTTCAGGACCGCGGACAGCTCATCCTCATCGGCGCAATCACGCTCGCGTTCATCGTTCTCGGCGTCGTCGTCGTGTTCAACGGCGTCCTCTTCACCGAGACGCTGTCCTCGAGTGCGACGAGTCAGACTGCGAGCGATGCTGCGACGACCGACGCGGAGGTCCAACAGGGGCTCGGCTGTCTAATCGAGGACGCAAACAGCAACCACAATGACACAAGTAACCTGGGGACAGCAGTGAACGACAGCGTTGAAGACTTCGCCGACCTGTACCGGGATTCGACTGCTAACTCGAAGCCTGCAGTAACGGTTGTCGACCCGGACAGTGTCTCGATCGAATACGACGCCGCTAGCGAAAACGTGACCGCAGTCAACGCAACCATCACTCACACCTCGAACGACGTCAGCTACTCGAAAACCCTGACAATCGAACCGGACGACTGTCCGGAATCGGACTAA
- a CDS encoding DUF7288 family protein, translating to MRGQTDRAQAYTLEGFIGAMILLLAVLFALQAVVITPTTGGLADRTVQAQLQQESQDALAVATQDGNLSETVRNWNSSQGDNGQFHNATEASSPEQDEQTYGPDEFANQSRLGAILQDRYTNDGWSYNVELVYENEDGDGFDSTHLVYQGSPPSDAFTASHVVTLYENQTVMEGNESFLEDAHDDGYPIPPVDTSDSGIYNLVEVRVIIW from the coding sequence ATGAGAGGACAGACGGACCGCGCCCAGGCGTACACGCTCGAGGGGTTCATCGGCGCGATGATCCTCCTGCTGGCGGTCCTCTTTGCCCTGCAGGCGGTCGTCATCACGCCGACCACCGGTGGGCTGGCCGATCGGACCGTGCAGGCACAGCTCCAGCAGGAGTCACAGGACGCACTCGCCGTCGCCACTCAGGACGGGAATCTCTCGGAGACGGTCCGCAACTGGAATTCGTCCCAGGGCGATAATGGCCAGTTCCACAATGCGACCGAGGCCAGCAGTCCCGAGCAGGACGAACAGACCTACGGGCCCGACGAGTTCGCGAACCAGTCGCGACTCGGGGCGATCCTGCAGGATCGGTACACGAACGACGGCTGGAGTTACAACGTCGAACTCGTCTACGAGAACGAAGACGGCGACGGATTCGACAGTACGCACCTGGTCTACCAGGGCTCGCCGCCGTCGGACGCGTTCACGGCGAGTCACGTCGTGACGCTGTACGAGAATCAGACCGTAATGGAAGGTAACGAATCGTTCCTCGAAGACGCTCACGACGACGGGTATCCGATCCCACCGGTAGACACCAGCGACAGTGGGATCTACAATCTCGTCGAGGTACGGGTGATAATATGGTAA